Proteins found in one Nitrospinota bacterium genomic segment:
- the infC gene encoding translation initiation factor IF-3, with amino-acid sequence MNKKQRINNMIRVREVSVVDDDGESIGVMPTEEALSLAQDRDLDLVEVAPNANPPVCRIMDYGKHKYKISKKAHEAKKKQKVIHLKEVKFRPNTDQHDFDFKLRNVRRFIENGDKAKVVIFFKGREIVHREFGMRVLERIAEATEDLAMIEQQAKQEGRTLVMILAPLNTKTKKGGAVKVQPVADPEPAVTADEKPEEK; translated from the coding sequence ATTAATAAGAAACAGCGTATCAATAATATGATTCGGGTACGAGAAGTATCCGTGGTTGATGATGACGGAGAGTCGATCGGTGTAATGCCGACGGAAGAGGCTCTGAGTTTGGCTCAAGATCGCGACTTGGATCTTGTAGAAGTTGCACCCAACGCTAATCCCCCTGTGTGCCGTATCATGGATTATGGCAAACACAAGTATAAGATTAGCAAAAAGGCGCACGAGGCAAAAAAGAAGCAGAAGGTCATTCACCTCAAGGAAGTCAAGTTTCGTCCCAATACCGACCAGCACGATTTCGATTTTAAATTGCGGAATGTCCGCCGGTTTATTGAAAATGGCGACAAGGCCAAGGTGGTGATTTTCTTTAAGGGACGTGAGATCGTCCATCGTGAATTTGGTATGAGAGTGCTGGAGCGTATCGCCGAGGCTACTGAAGACCTGGCGATGATTGAACAGCAGGCCAAGCAGGAAGGGCGCACTCTGGTCATGATTCTGGCACCCTTAAACACAAAGACTAAAAAAGGCGGCGCCGTTAAAGTGCAGCCGGTTGCTGATCCCGAACCGGCGGTTACTGCTGACGAGAAACCTGAAGAAAAATAA
- the rpmI gene encoding 50S ribosomal protein L35 yields MPKMKTNKGAAKRFRKTGTGKIVKNSAFTSHILTTKTTKRKRNLRKSTIMAPGDAKRMKTLLPY; encoded by the coding sequence ATGCCAAAGATGAAAACCAACAAAGGTGCCGCTAAACGGTTCCGCAAAACAGGCACCGGTAAGATTGTCAAGAACAGCGCTTTCACCAGCCATATCCTGACAACTAAAACCACCAAAAGAAAAAGAAACCTGCGTAAATCCACCATCATGGCGCCGGGGGATGCAAAACGCATGAAAACTTTGCTCCCTTACTAA
- the rplT gene encoding 50S ribosomal protein L20, whose amino-acid sequence MPRAVNGTVARNRRKKILKLAKGYRSVRSNCFRKAREAVEHGLAYAYRDRKNKKREFRRLWISRINAAVRAEGLNYSQFMYGLKKAEIELDRKVLSEMAIHNQDSFKALTETARAQLS is encoded by the coding sequence ATGCCACGAGCAGTAAACGGGACTGTTGCCCGAAACCGAAGAAAGAAAATCTTAAAATTAGCCAAAGGCTACCGCAGTGTCCGCAGTAACTGTTTTCGCAAAGCCCGGGAAGCGGTTGAACATGGTCTGGCTTATGCCTATCGCGACCGGAAAAACAAAAAGCGCGAATTTCGACGGCTCTGGATTTCCAGAATCAACGCTGCGGTCAGAGCTGAGGGATTGAACTACAGCCAGTTCATGTATGGCCTGAAAAAAGCTGAGATTGAGCTCGACCGTAAAGTTCTTTCTGAAATGGCAATCCATAACCAGGATTCCTTCAAGGCCCTGACCGAAACTGCCCGCGCCCAACTCAGCTAG